In Solanum pennellii chromosome 3, SPENNV200, a single window of DNA contains:
- the LOC107013876 gene encoding cytosolic sulfotransferase 5-like yields MADEESNSNIIDSSQSSEEKDDALINELPSALFWDAMEIRKWKEFWFEPGLIKCAMKFSSSFQAGSDDVLLASAPKTGTTWLKALCLCILHQNHNIPENEDLLTKDNPQFHVQTIESSIYSTKPTPDLYSTPSPRLIHTHLPFHFLPNSIINSNCKIVCVARNPKDTLVSLWHFFNSIFRGNQEPYPLEKAVDEFCTGVHQYGPYFENVLGYWLESQKRPEKMLFLKYEEMIKDPKEQVRKLGLFLGKPFEKEEDLEKVVWRCSLERLRNLEVNKNGSVIYGVPNGSYFRKGIVGDWKNYLNPEMEDRINQTTHLKFKDFGLEFET; encoded by the coding sequence ATGGCTGATGAAGAATCAAACTCCAATATCATCGATTCTTCGCAGTCATCAGAAGAAAAGGATGATGCTCTAATAAACGAGCTGCCAAGTGCTCTGTTTTGGGATGCTATGGAGATTAGAAAATGGAAAGAGTTCTGGTTCGAGCCCGGCCTAATCAAATGTGCTATGAAATTTAGTTCCTCCTTCCAAGCTGGGAGTGACGATGTTTTATTAGCATCAGCTCCAAAGACCGGTACGACTTGGCTCAAAGCCCTTTGTCTCTGTATCTTGCACCAGAATCATAACATCCCCGAAAATGAAGATCTGTTAACTAAAGACAATCCACAATTTCATGTTCAGACCATTGAATCCTCCATTTACTCCACAAAACCAACTCCTGATCTGTATTCCACGCCATCTCCAAGACTTATCCACACACATTTGCCTTTCCATTTCCTTCCAAATTCCATCATCAATTCCAACTGCAAAATTGTTTGCGTAGCCCGAAACCCAAAGGACACATTGGTCTCTCTATGGCATTTTTTCAATTCCATTTTCAGGGGAAATCAAGAACCTTATCCCCTGGAAAAGGCGGTTGACGAGTTCTGCACAGGGGTTCATCAATACGGTCCGTATTTTGAAAATGTATTGGGTTATTGGTTAGAAAGTCAGAAGAGGCCTGAGAAGATGCTGTTCTTGAAATACGAAGAGATGATAAAGGACCCGAAAGAACAGGTGAGGAAATTGGGATTGTTTCTGGGGAAGCCATTtgagaaggaagaggatttgGAAAAAGTTGTGTGGAGGTGTAGTTTAGAGAGATTGAGGAACTTGGAAGTGAATAAAAATGGCTCTGTTATTTACGGCGTTCCGAATGGTAGTTATTTCAGGAAAGGGATTGTTGGCGATTGGAAGAATTACTTGAATCCTGAAATGGAAGATCGAATTAATCAAACAACACATCTCAAGTTTAAAGACTTTGGATTAGAGTTTGAGACTTGA
- the LOC107012938 gene encoding pentatricopeptide repeat-containing protein At3g46790, chloroplastic-like — MLSSITTSCLARKHTIIGGIIQIHHYHQHLNSTQHYASLLQSCIARKAVQPGKQLHAHLCLTGLGYNINLATKLVNLYCVCDKLPNAHHLFDRIPKGNIFLWNVLIRGYAWNGPYEAAISLYYQMIDYGHVPDNFTFPFVLKACSALSAIEVGKDIHEYAKRTKWDKDVFVGAALIDMYAKCGCVGRSREVFENVVERDVVVWNSMLAAYSQNGHPEDCLALCGEMACGGIRPTEATLVTAISASADVAALRQGRELHGYSWRQGFDSLDKVKTALVDMYAKSGSVKVARILFEGLQEKRVVSWNTMITGYAMHGHANAALCLFNEMVGKAKPDHITFVGVLSACSHGGLLSEGRMYFDSMAKDYGIEPTIQHTTCMVDLLGHSGRLNEAYGLITQMKVMPDAGVWGAFLNSCKIHGYVEFAELALERLIELEPDDAGNYVILSNIYAQAGRWEGVAKLRELMNERGVKKTTAYSWIEVKNKVHAFLSGDTSHPMSDEIYAELQSLGARMLQAGYVPNITPVFHDVEDDEKSRMVCSHSERLAIAFGLISTPPGTKLLITKNLRVCEDCHVAIKFISKLTEREITIRDVNRYHHFKDGICSCGDYW; from the coding sequence ATGCTATCATCAATTACTACAAGTTGTTTGGCTCGTAAGCATACAATCATTGGAGGGATCATTCAAATTCATCACTATCATCAACACTTAAACTCAACTCAACATTATGCTTCTCTTCTCCAATCTTGCATTGCTCGAAAAGCAGTTCAGCCTGGAAAGCAGCTCCATGCGCATCTATGCCTCACGGGTTTAGGCTACAATATCAATTTAGCAACAAAGCTTGTTAATCTTTATTGTGTTTGTGACAAATTGCCGAATGCCCATCACCTGTTTGATAGAATTCCTaaaggaaatatttttctttggaATGTTTTGATTCGTGGTTATGCTTGGAATGGACCATATGAGGCTGCAATTTCTCTGTATTATCAAATGATTGATTATGGTCATGTGCCTGATAATTTTACTTTTCCGTTTGTACTTAAAGCGTGTTCGGCCTTGTCTGCGATTGAAGTGGGGAAGGATATACATGAATATGCAAAGAGAACGAAGTGGGATAAGGATGTTTTTGTGGGTGCTGCTCTTATTGACATGTATGCTAAATGTGGTTGTGTTGGTAGGTCCAGGGAGGTGTTTGAGAATGTCGTTGAGAGGGATGTAGTTGTTTGGAATTCAATGCTTGCTGCTTACTCACAAAATGGTCACCCTGAGGATTGTTTGGCTTTATGTGGTGAAATGGCGTGTGGAGGTATTAGACCCACGGAGGCGACCTTGGTGACTGCGATTTCTGCTTCTGCTGATGTTGCAGCTCTTCGACAGGGGAGGGAGCTTCATGGGTATAGTTGGAGACAGGGTTTTGACTCTCTTGACAAAGTGAAGACAGCACTTGTGGATATGTATGCCAAGAGTGGGTCTGTGAAGGTTGCTAGGATCTTGTTCGAAGGACTCCAGGAGAAAAGAGTAGTTTCTTGGAATACTATGATCACTGGATATGCAATGCATGGTCATGCTAATGCAGCACTTTGCCTGTTTAATGAGATGGTTGGCAAAGCTAAGCCGGATCATATAACTTTTGTAGGTGTTTTATCAGCTTGTAGTCATGGAGGTCTGTTGAGTGAAGGGAGGATGTATTTTGATTCAATGGCAAAAGATTATGGAATTGAACCAACTATTCAGCACACTACATGCATGGTTGATCTCCTAGGTCATTCTGGTCGCTTAAATGAGGCTTATGGACTAATCACACAGATGAAAGTTATGCCAGATGCTGGTGTCTGGGGTGCATTTCTTAATTCATGTAAAATCCATGGTTATGTGGAATTTGCAGAATTGGCATTAGAGAGGTTGATTGAGCTTGAGCCTGATGATGCAGGCAATTACGTGATCCTATCTAATATTTATGCCCAAGCAGGTAGATGGGAAGGTGTTGCAAAGCTTAGAGAACTAATGAACGAAAGAGGTGTGAAGAAAACCACCGCGTACAGTTGGATTGAAGTTAAAAACAAAGTACATGCATTTCTCTCTGGGGATACATCTCATCCTATGTCTGACGAGATTTATGCAGAGCTACAGAGCTTAGGAGCACGAATGTTACAAGCTGGCTATGTCCCAAACATTACGCCAGTTTTCCATGATGTGGAAGATGATGAGAAGAGCAGAATGGTGTGCAGCCACAGTGAAAGGCTAGCGATTGCTTTTGGACTAATTAGTACACCCCCAGGGACAAAGTTGTTGATCACCAAGAATCTCCGAGTTTGCGAGGACTGTCATGTTGCGATCAAGTTTATCTCAAAGTTAACAGAGAGAGAAATCACTATCAGAGATGTCAATCGCTATCATCATTTCAAAGATGGCATCTGTTCTTGTGGAGATTATTGGTGA